CGCTTGTCTTACTGTAAACTACCTCCTGTCCTATGGTCAATACACGATTTTCATCATTTTCAAAATAATTTTTCTCCTCTACTCTCACTATACCCTCAGCTACCGAAACAACAATATGATCTTCATTTCTTGCATTGATATTAAATTCAGTTCCGAGAACGATCGTAGCAGCATTTCCAGACTCAACAACAAACGGTTTATGTATATCTCTTATCACATCAAAGTAAGCTTCGCCTTTGAGGTAAATCATTCTATCCTCTTCATTAAAGTCTCCCGAATACTGAATTGAGGCATTGGCATTTAACCACACCAAAGTTCCATCAGGCAAAATCACTTGCTTAACAGTATTGGTGTCATTGCTAAAAGCCGTCATGTTTTGATCAGATTTTGAAAAAAACCAGCTTAGCATAAATAAAAATCCAATCAATGAAACCGAAGCTGTCGCCATTGTCTTGAACTTCCTCGTAATAACCTTTCTGGAACTTTTCTGATTTAGATTTTCCTCGATAACGTCAGTCTGAAGCTTTGTCAGCATTCGATTTTTAAGCATTGGAATTTGTTCCTCCAATTCATTATTCATCAAAGCCTTTTCTGACTCCAATGCATACCAATCATTCAGCTTTTCAAGCTCATCATCATTTATGGTTCCATCGAAAAGCGAGTTAATCCATTTTTTCTTTTGCATACTAAAAAATTCATCATTCAATAGTATAGTGACATAAACGAGTGATGACAACTAATCAAAAAT
The Aureibacter tunicatorum DNA segment above includes these coding regions:
- a CDS encoding FecR family protein; the protein is MQKKKWINSLFDGTINDDELEKLNDWYALESEKALMNNELEEQIPMLKNRMLTKLQTDVIEENLNQKSSRKVITRKFKTMATASVSLIGFLFMLSWFFSKSDQNMTAFSNDTNTVKQVILPDGTLVWLNANASIQYSGDFNEEDRMIYLKGEAYFDVIRDIHKPFVVESGNAATIVLGTEFNINARNEDHIVVSVAEGIVRVEEKNYFENDENRVLTIGQEVVYSKTSGLSEPIEFDSDICLSWKMDTLRFDGVKLSKAFAMLEKKYDVDIKVKNKSINECEIFGEYGNDELSDILETMSFALGFSVKANESDATIVINGNGCD